A DNA window from Agarivorans sp. TSD2052 contains the following coding sequences:
- a CDS encoding NAD(P)-binding protein, which translates to MKAKPVDLSTPPDLTQSHGTGAIAGHLPIYQSLLPPCNAACPAGENIQAWLSLAQQGEFKQAWQILVKDNPFPAVHGRVCYHPCETACNRSEVDQAVSVHAIERYLGDLALQEGWVPEHDKPSSGKKVLVVGAGPSGLSAAYHLCRLGHSVEIRDAGSSAGGMLRFGIPAYRLPRDILDGEIYRLVRMGVTITLNHNVNNLLEEKQQGGFDAAFVAIGAHLSKKTDIPAQQASKIIDAVSYLEAIEQGTPLNLGRRVAIYGGGNTAMDAARSAKRLGAEPIIIYRRDLANMPAHQFEAYEAIEEGVQINWLRTIKDFSNQQITVEKMELDEQGRPQPTGKLETLEADSLILAIGQEVDASLLDNIAEIRYHDGVVVVNAQMMTGAEGIFAGGDMVPSQRTVTMATGHGKKAARCINHWLTEPGLSGTKLSEQGQFVQENSLKNQPSKHKPEIIKADKLHLWYQIDAPASAEHQLAAQQRVDDFSEVTQGLNAEQAHFEAQRCYSCGNCFECDSCYGACPQRSISKQGKGLGYAIDYQTCTGCEACVNQCPCGAMTMTDVVENQQ; encoded by the coding sequence ATGAAAGCAAAACCGGTTGATCTGTCTACCCCCCCCGACCTTACCCAAAGTCACGGTACTGGCGCCATTGCTGGTCACCTGCCAATCTATCAATCCTTGCTTCCCCCTTGTAATGCAGCTTGCCCTGCGGGTGAAAATATCCAAGCCTGGTTATCTTTGGCGCAACAGGGCGAGTTTAAACAAGCATGGCAAATTCTGGTTAAGGACAATCCCTTCCCCGCCGTGCACGGGCGAGTGTGTTATCACCCTTGCGAAACGGCCTGTAACCGCAGCGAAGTAGACCAAGCCGTATCAGTGCATGCTATCGAGCGCTACTTAGGTGATTTAGCCTTACAAGAAGGCTGGGTACCAGAGCACGATAAACCGAGTTCGGGCAAAAAAGTACTGGTAGTGGGTGCAGGCCCCAGCGGTTTATCCGCCGCTTACCATTTATGTCGTCTAGGCCATAGCGTAGAAATTAGAGATGCTGGCAGCAGCGCCGGAGGTATGCTGCGCTTTGGTATTCCAGCCTATCGCTTACCAAGAGATATTCTAGACGGCGAAATTTATCGTTTAGTCAGAATGGGCGTAACCATTACCCTTAATCACAATGTAAACAATCTACTGGAAGAAAAACAGCAAGGCGGATTTGATGCCGCTTTTGTCGCTATTGGAGCCCACCTAAGCAAAAAGACTGATATTCCTGCCCAACAAGCCAGTAAAATTATAGATGCAGTCAGCTACCTAGAAGCCATTGAACAAGGCACCCCACTAAACTTAGGCCGCAGAGTCGCCATTTATGGTGGTGGTAATACCGCCATGGATGCTGCCCGCAGCGCGAAGCGCCTCGGCGCAGAACCGATAATCATCTACCGCCGTGATTTAGCTAATATGCCCGCTCATCAATTTGAAGCCTATGAAGCGATTGAAGAAGGCGTGCAAATTAATTGGCTACGCACCATTAAAGACTTCTCAAACCAGCAGATCACCGTAGAAAAGATGGAATTGGATGAACAAGGGCGTCCCCAACCCACAGGTAAGCTTGAAACCCTAGAGGCCGACAGCCTAATTTTAGCCATAGGGCAAGAGGTAGATGCCAGCTTGCTAGATAACATTGCTGAAATCCGCTATCACGATGGTGTAGTGGTAGTGAACGCGCAGATGATGACTGGCGCAGAAGGGATTTTTGCCGGTGGCGACATGGTGCCCTCACAGCGTACCGTTACCATGGCAACGGGGCACGGTAAAAAAGCCGCCCGCTGCATTAATCATTGGTTGACCGAGCCAGGTTTGTCCGGGACAAAGTTATCGGAACAAGGCCAGTTTGTTCAAGAAAATTCTCTCAAAAATCAACCATCTAAGCATAAACCTGAGATTATCAAAGCCGATAAACTACACCTTTGGTATCAAATAGATGCGCCAGCATCAGCCGAACACCAATTGGCAGCCCAGCAACGGGTTGATGATTTTAGTGAAGTCACCCAAGGCCTTAACGCCGAACAAGCCCACTTTGAAGCACAACGCTGTTACTCCTGCGGTAATTGTTTTGAATGTGACAGTTGTTATGGCGCCTGCCCACAACGTTCCATTAGCAAACAAGGTAAGGGCTTAGGTTATGCCATTGATTACCAAACCTGCACCGGTTGTGAAGCCTGCGTGAATCAATGTCCCTGTGGTGCAATGACCATGACTGATGTAGTGGAGAACCAACAATGA
- a CDS encoding helix-turn-helix transcriptional regulator, translated as MRRADRLFQIVQILRMRRLTTAQDLAERLEVSTRTIYRDIQDLCLSGIPIEGEAGVGYLLRQEVNVPPLMFNEQELEAIQIGMRMVQTWAGKEISSAAKQAMIKVEAVLPKRLQAYQSLMFAPDFYIDRDEFKYLDALRIAAQQREYLEVAYQDAKADCSKRVIRPLAIYFWRGTWTLLAWCELRDDFRNFRVDRITQLTHLERVFSHTPGKELDDFVEKMEQQKGE; from the coding sequence ATGAGACGGGCAGACAGGCTTTTTCAAATAGTACAAATTCTGCGGATGCGGCGTTTAACTACTGCCCAAGATTTAGCCGAGCGCTTAGAAGTGTCTACTCGGACCATTTACCGCGACATTCAAGATTTATGCTTAAGCGGTATTCCAATAGAAGGAGAAGCAGGGGTCGGCTATTTGCTGCGCCAAGAAGTTAACGTACCCCCATTAATGTTTAACGAACAAGAACTTGAAGCGATACAAATAGGGATGCGTATGGTGCAAACCTGGGCAGGCAAAGAGATATCGTCAGCGGCTAAACAAGCGATGATAAAAGTTGAAGCGGTCTTACCTAAACGCTTACAAGCCTACCAATCACTAATGTTTGCTCCCGATTTTTACATCGACAGAGATGAATTCAAATATCTCGACGCTTTACGTATTGCCGCCCAGCAGCGCGAGTACTTGGAAGTGGCCTATCAAGATGCCAAAGCGGATTGCAGCAAACGGGTTATTCGACCACTGGCCATTTACTTCTGGCGCGGCACTTGGACATTATTGGCGTGGTGTGAACTTCGTGATGACTTCCGCAATTTTCGAGTAGACCGAATTACTCAGCTCACTCATCTAGAGCGGGTGTTTAGCCATACACCTGGTAAAGAGTTAGACGACTTTGTTGAAAAAATGGAGCAGCAAAAAGGCGAATAG
- a CDS encoding SDR family oxidoreductase — protein MNKVAIVTGAGRGIGAATAIQLAKQGYSLCINYLADEQSALAVVSQIEGAGGKAIAVRADVSEEEQVLRLFQIVDQQLGAIDLLINNAGVLFAQTDIEAMTAERINRTLKTNVTGYFLCCREAVKRMSYKHRGKGGVIVNVSSAASRIGSAHEYIDYAASKGAVDTLTIGLAMEVAEQGIRVNGVRPGLIYTQMHASGGEPNRVDRLKAQLPLKRGGTPEDVAEAIVWLSSDKSSYTTGAFIDVSGGR, from the coding sequence ATGAACAAGGTAGCAATAGTTACCGGTGCGGGCAGAGGTATAGGGGCTGCAACGGCTATTCAATTGGCTAAACAAGGCTATTCGCTATGTATTAATTATCTAGCGGATGAGCAATCAGCCTTGGCGGTGGTATCGCAAATTGAAGGTGCTGGCGGTAAGGCCATAGCGGTCAGGGCTGATGTATCAGAAGAGGAGCAAGTACTCAGACTTTTTCAGATCGTAGACCAACAGCTAGGGGCTATAGATTTGCTAATTAATAACGCCGGAGTGCTATTTGCTCAAACGGATATTGAGGCCATGACCGCTGAAAGAATTAACCGAACATTAAAAACCAATGTTACAGGCTATTTCCTTTGCTGTCGCGAGGCGGTTAAGCGCATGTCTTATAAACATCGAGGCAAGGGCGGGGTGATTGTTAATGTGTCTTCGGCCGCTTCACGAATTGGCTCTGCCCATGAATATATCGATTATGCCGCTTCAAAAGGGGCTGTTGATACCTTAACAATTGGCTTAGCGATGGAAGTGGCAGAGCAGGGCATTCGAGTCAACGGCGTAAGACCAGGCTTAATCTATACCCAAATGCATGCGAGTGGTGGTGAACCTAATCGGGTAGACCGCCTAAAAGCGCAGCTACCCTTAAAGCGCGGCGGTACCCCTGAGGATGTAGCCGAAGCGATTGTTTGGTTATCATCTGACAAATCTAGCTATACGACAGGGGCCTTTATTGATGTTTCGGGCGGCAGGTAA
- a CDS encoding Bax inhibitor-1 family protein, which produces MEVGVFERTETTDKLISASLYNFVIGATLVWGFFVNWLMVLNIPAESIAAVNPIIFFVGYLASCFFGIYLFSKSDNPLVSFIGYNFVVVPFGLIINLVVSRYNPDIVLEAIRVTGLVTFVMMLLGSMYPAFFKKISGALTIALLCVIVVELVEIFIFNTHHGILDWIVALIFCGYIGYDWARANAIPKTYDNAVDSAAALYMDIINLFLRILRILGRR; this is translated from the coding sequence ATGGAAGTAGGTGTATTTGAGCGCACAGAAACCACCGATAAACTAATCAGTGCTTCACTTTACAATTTTGTCATTGGGGCTACTTTGGTGTGGGGTTTTTTTGTCAATTGGCTAATGGTATTAAATATTCCCGCTGAATCCATCGCGGCGGTCAATCCTATTATCTTTTTTGTGGGCTACTTGGCGTCATGTTTCTTTGGCATCTACCTATTTAGCAAATCTGACAATCCTTTAGTGAGTTTTATTGGCTACAACTTTGTGGTTGTGCCGTTCGGTTTGATCATTAACCTGGTGGTGAGTCGCTACAATCCAGATATCGTGTTAGAAGCGATACGAGTGACCGGATTGGTGACCTTTGTGATGATGTTACTTGGGTCGATGTATCCTGCGTTCTTTAAAAAAATCAGTGGTGCTTTAACCATCGCCTTATTATGTGTGATTGTGGTGGAGTTGGTCGAGATCTTCATTTTTAATACTCACCACGGTATTTTGGATTGGATCGTCGCGTTAATTTTCTGTGGTTATATTGGTTATGATTGGGCAAGAGCAAATGCGATACCTAAAACCTATGATAACGCGGTAGACAGCGCTGCTGCCTTATATATGGATATCATTAATCTGTTTTTACGTATATTGCGTATTTTAGGCAGAAGGTAG
- a CDS encoding AraC family transcriptional regulator: MQQYLFQLAALKSIVELAELQGLDKHRLLAAADISPSVLRRDSGLVNQLNIAKFFTAVDHYGEQPLGSACCGLTLALRKQGAVAVAIQHMPNLAAMVLMLQAFLNAQSSGTCLSLSEQGDLVRVEFSLKFADQLNCDAMYRAMLCNLFSTFKQLLGDSWHPRELWLDHPFSHANELSDLLKCPLKTQMPSNGIVFDKRWSHVTGAQVFPISRELSKQNAAAIDRLDNIEDLIYQLLPALIYDGRTSIEQVAELFGVQVRVLQKRLKAKDTRYSSLLEDARKTMAIDYLLDSQLSISDISLQLGYREPAIFIRCFKKWFKQTPLQWRKIARAN; this comes from the coding sequence TTGCAACAGTACCTATTTCAGTTAGCTGCGCTTAAATCGATAGTTGAATTAGCAGAGCTGCAAGGTTTAGATAAACACCGCTTATTAGCTGCTGCAGATATCTCACCCAGTGTGCTACGCCGCGATAGCGGATTAGTGAATCAATTGAACATTGCCAAATTTTTCACTGCGGTAGATCACTACGGTGAACAACCTTTAGGCAGCGCTTGTTGCGGTTTAACCCTAGCGTTGAGAAAGCAAGGCGCAGTGGCTGTAGCAATACAACATATGCCAAATTTAGCAGCGATGGTACTTATGCTTCAGGCCTTTTTAAATGCGCAATCTAGCGGCACATGTTTAAGCTTGAGTGAGCAAGGCGATCTAGTGCGGGTAGAGTTTTCATTAAAGTTTGCCGATCAATTAAATTGTGATGCTATGTATAGGGCTATGCTGTGTAATTTGTTTTCTACCTTTAAGCAATTACTTGGTGACTCATGGCACCCCAGAGAGCTTTGGTTGGACCATCCCTTTAGTCACGCCAATGAGCTGTCTGACTTACTTAAATGCCCGTTAAAAACCCAAATGCCCAGCAATGGAATTGTGTTTGATAAGCGCTGGTCACATGTTACTGGTGCTCAAGTATTTCCTATAAGCCGTGAGTTAAGTAAGCAAAATGCGGCAGCCATAGATCGTTTAGACAATATCGAAGACTTAATTTACCAACTGTTACCGGCGCTTATTTATGACGGCCGTACCAGCATAGAGCAAGTCGCAGAGTTATTTGGGGTACAAGTGCGGGTGCTACAAAAGCGCTTAAAAGCTAAAGACACCCGCTATTCGAGTTTGTTAGAGGACGCTAGGAAAACCATGGCAATTGATTATTTGCTCGATAGCCAACTATCAATTAGTGATATTTCATTGCAGTTAGGC
- a CDS encoding VOC family protein → MLAVAPLVWGEIAVSDMDRALAFYAEHFNLHFRRENMGDMDMAILETEDPEAASIGLCKHEMMKPSLDGSTVYLHLSEKLSPLVNKISDAGVQMLLPLTAIKDGEHGYIALFVDSEGNKVGLWSKFQ, encoded by the coding sequence ATGTTAGCTGTAGCACCGTTAGTATGGGGCGAAATTGCCGTCAGTGATATGGACCGCGCCCTCGCGTTTTACGCAGAGCACTTTAACTTACACTTTCGTCGCGAGAATATGGGCGATATGGACATGGCGATACTAGAAACGGAAGATCCAGAAGCCGCCAGCATTGGCTTATGTAAACATGAAATGATGAAGCCTAGCCTAGATGGCAGCACGGTATATTTGCACTTAAGTGAAAAACTCAGTCCCTTAGTCAATAAGATCAGCGATGCGGGGGTGCAAATGTTGTTACCCCTTACCGCCATTAAAGACGGCGAGCATGGGTACATTGCGTTATTTGTTGACAGTGAAGGCAATAAAGTGGGTTTGTGGTCTAAATTTCAGTAG
- a CDS encoding arginase family protein has product MKRSFDVIGAPFNHLACVTTKQNSVDGLRSGGRQSWLGLSQWTALRNQNWACDIEDCGDVAVDSAVLALLESGAKLEALNQYCCALSARLMKSYHAGRTPITIGGDHSIAVATLQATMDYYQKQRGKKVAVIWVDAHADCNNSLDSHLHGKPLAMLMNQYSHHGWSIDSALAVKPENVFYIGVRDLMPNEYRLISDLKMTNYDISHIDNLGINVVIQKLMAQLETDFDHIYLSFDYDVLDGSIFRACATPNVGGLSAREALHLVSALSSSHKFVGADFVEYLPELDHNGVSQELMVKLIDAVWGFRT; this is encoded by the coding sequence ATGAAAAGAAGCTTTGATGTTATCGGGGCGCCATTTAACCACTTGGCTTGTGTTACCACCAAGCAAAATAGTGTCGATGGACTTCGCTCTGGTGGCAGGCAGTCATGGCTAGGGCTTAGCCAATGGACCGCGCTAAGAAACCAGAACTGGGCTTGCGACATTGAAGATTGTGGGGATGTAGCGGTTGATTCTGCGGTATTAGCCTTACTGGAGTCTGGCGCTAAACTCGAAGCGCTCAACCAATATTGTTGTGCTTTAAGTGCTAGGCTGATGAAGAGTTATCATGCTGGCCGCACTCCTATAACTATTGGTGGAGATCACTCGATTGCGGTTGCCACGCTGCAAGCTACCATGGATTATTATCAGAAGCAGCGGGGTAAAAAGGTGGCGGTAATCTGGGTTGATGCCCATGCAGACTGCAATAATAGCCTAGATAGTCATCTACATGGCAAACCTTTAGCTATGTTAATGAACCAATATTCCCATCATGGCTGGTCTATTGACTCTGCGCTCGCAGTAAAACCAGAAAATGTTTTTTATATCGGTGTACGAGACTTAATGCCTAACGAATACCGACTGATTAGTGATTTAAAAATGACTAACTATGATATTAGCCACATCGATAATTTGGGTATTAATGTAGTTATTCAAAAGCTTATGGCTCAGTTAGAGACTGACTTTGACCATATATATTTGTCTTTTGATTACGATGTATTAGATGGCAGTATTTTTCGAGCATGTGCTACCCCCAATGTTGGAGGTTTGAGTGCCCGTGAGGCCTTACATCTTGTTTCTGCTTTATCTTCAAGTCATAAATTTGTCGGGGCTGATTTTGTTGAATACTTGCCTGAACTTGATCATAACGGCGTATCTCAAGAACTTATGGTGAAGCTAATAGATGCAGTGTGGGGCTTTAGAACTTAA
- a CDS encoding lipid-binding SYLF domain-containing protein, producing MTKSLTAIFAIALLNITISFPALAKSAAEERAESNQMVQQSLADFKKENAELAGKISGSVGYAVFSNAGINLFVISAGGGHGVAIDNVSGKRTYMKMGEAGVGFGAGVKDFRALMVFKTRESYDKFVESGWLFGAQADASAKAGDKGGSAESEGAIGDVEIYQMTEAGLSLEATIKGTKFWKDKDLNQG from the coding sequence ATGACAAAATCATTAACTGCAATTTTCGCTATCGCCCTGCTAAACATCACTATTAGTTTCCCTGCATTAGCAAAAAGTGCGGCAGAAGAACGCGCCGAATCAAACCAAATGGTGCAGCAGAGCTTGGCCGACTTTAAAAAAGAAAATGCTGAACTAGCCGGTAAAATTAGTGGCTCAGTTGGTTATGCTGTATTCAGTAACGCTGGCATCAACCTGTTTGTTATCTCAGCTGGCGGCGGTCATGGGGTAGCTATAGATAATGTCTCAGGCAAACGCACCTATATGAAGATGGGCGAAGCTGGCGTAGGTTTTGGTGCCGGCGTTAAAGATTTTAGAGCGCTCATGGTTTTTAAAACCCGCGAATCATATGACAAGTTTGTTGAATCTGGTTGGTTATTTGGCGCACAAGCCGACGCTTCAGCAAAAGCGGGTGACAAAGGTGGCTCAGCTGAATCAGAAGGCGCTATAGGTGACGTTGAAATATATCAAATGACCGAAGCAGGCCTATCTTTAGAGGCAACAATTAAAGGAACAAAGTTTTGGAAAGATAAAGACTTAAACCAAGGCTAA
- a CDS encoding M48 family metallopeptidase, translating to MAKYELVSLGAQNSNSRDHHLVDKLCKALDITPSAAQKYLQEGNVLKENLSLSLARGLSEVFTEYGLRVAIREVATPQTRPIDHQEQATNNAHKPSPKLKADFVKLLNGDFPRSSVSREYRFGLICTVLVTMITPLIYLAMLLGLITFSIFYFSVLVNNIGDMSGGLFSKLLLIVPYFIVSVLFLFLLKPLFARYQEPKRYRLQAKRAPALFNLVYVMCDKLSVPRPAEICLDTEVNASAGGLDGLLSLRRGQLRLTIGLPLLTGMNMRQLSGILAHEFGHFAQSQAMQTRYIVHTVNTWFQSRAYEPDEWDIRLEKWAEQEHMPLMMNIAIFAAQTSIGLTRFIFSALFKLNFRLTQYMSRAMEFDADSYESRFVGSEQFEKTAIELRKLALASQKIADINKLAWNDNKLLINIPLAIANLAKQTSAEQLSKIEQQINRGESTPWDSHPTDLDRIKFVTRRNDKGIFSCELPADQLITEIDTLCESVSAFFYTIQGIKKPSNHMVNNDQLIENEQHKQQTAEHLKAFFGDIYSGRFFHLSTLVDNKPNDLADCIKQIDSQHALIKAQEDKYFKQLDTLRLSSLVKVYYEANLNVDPKDFDLAANSRIDITNLISQSTASIKQMQNELKHFDKLLHHRVFLSRSFMPHQQATRLDSLLSALQGMVKLEPIINNLERYHFILETLLNVEEEWQSKIQSRLFEQTKRCALEVNHLSKEAKNILLANPKYPNLAEFIESWSGGTLDYSPSTPVSQYLFIAEQSINATKYQYYWLCAELSKLCIEAQPQNHRPLVATSSSDSLVMS from the coding sequence GTGGCTAAGTATGAATTAGTGAGTTTAGGAGCACAGAATAGCAATAGTCGTGACCACCACTTGGTAGATAAACTCTGTAAGGCCTTAGATATTACCCCTTCGGCTGCCCAAAAATATCTTCAAGAAGGAAACGTACTTAAAGAAAACCTGTCTTTAAGTTTAGCTAGAGGCTTATCCGAGGTGTTTACCGAATATGGCTTGCGCGTAGCGATCAGAGAAGTGGCCACTCCACAAACTCGCCCTATCGACCATCAAGAGCAAGCCACGAACAACGCGCATAAACCATCCCCAAAACTAAAAGCTGATTTTGTGAAACTGCTAAACGGGGACTTTCCACGTTCAAGTGTTAGCCGCGAATATCGTTTCGGATTGATATGCACCGTGCTCGTAACAATGATTACGCCGCTTATCTATTTGGCCATGTTGTTGGGTTTAATTACCTTTTCTATCTTTTACTTTTCAGTATTAGTAAACAACATCGGCGATATGTCAGGAGGGCTTTTCAGCAAACTACTACTCATCGTTCCCTATTTCATCGTTAGTGTACTTTTCCTATTCTTACTAAAACCCTTATTTGCGCGTTATCAAGAACCTAAACGTTATCGCCTACAAGCCAAAAGAGCCCCCGCTCTTTTTAACTTGGTTTATGTAATGTGCGATAAATTATCGGTACCTCGACCCGCCGAGATTTGCTTAGATACTGAAGTAAACGCCTCTGCGGGCGGCCTCGATGGTTTACTCAGTTTACGAAGAGGCCAACTACGTTTAACCATAGGCTTGCCCTTACTTACCGGTATGAACATGCGGCAACTCAGCGGTATTTTGGCGCATGAGTTTGGCCATTTCGCTCAATCTCAAGCGATGCAAACTCGCTATATTGTACATACTGTAAATACTTGGTTTCAAAGCAGAGCTTACGAGCCAGACGAATGGGACATAAGGCTAGAGAAATGGGCTGAACAAGAGCACATGCCATTGATGATGAATATAGCCATCTTTGCTGCCCAAACCTCTATTGGCCTTACTCGTTTCATTTTTAGTGCGCTATTTAAACTTAACTTCCGCTTAACTCAATATATGTCTAGAGCGATGGAGTTTGATGCTGACAGCTATGAGAGCCGTTTTGTTGGCAGTGAGCAATTTGAAAAAACAGCCATTGAACTCCGCAAACTCGCGCTAGCGAGTCAAAAAATAGCAGACATCAATAAGCTCGCTTGGAACGACAACAAATTGCTGATTAATATCCCCTTAGCCATTGCTAATCTAGCCAAACAAACCAGCGCTGAGCAGCTCAGTAAAATTGAACAGCAAATCAATCGGGGAGAAAGTACCCCATGGGATAGCCACCCAACAGATTTAGATAGAATTAAATTTGTCACTCGGCGTAACGACAAAGGTATTTTTAGTTGTGAGTTACCAGCAGACCAGTTAATCACAGAAATAGACACTTTATGTGAGTCTGTCAGTGCCTTTTTCTACACTATCCAAGGGATCAAAAAACCCAGCAATCATATGGTTAACAACGACCAACTGATTGAAAATGAACAGCATAAACAGCAAACAGCTGAGCACTTAAAAGCGTTTTTTGGTGACATATACAGTGGCCGCTTTTTCCATCTTTCAACCTTGGTGGATAATAAACCTAATGATTTAGCAGACTGTATAAAACAAATAGACAGCCAACACGCTCTGATTAAAGCGCAAGAAGATAAATACTTTAAGCAGTTAGACACCTTAAGGCTAAGTTCGCTGGTAAAAGTTTACTATGAGGCAAACCTTAATGTAGACCCAAAAGACTTTGATTTAGCCGCTAATAGTCGCATTGACATTACCAATCTCATTAGCCAATCAACCGCTAGCATTAAGCAGATGCAAAACGAGTTGAAGCACTTTGATAAGCTATTGCATCATCGTGTTTTTCTGTCGCGTTCATTTATGCCTCACCAGCAAGCGACCCGGCTTGATAGCCTATTAAGTGCCTTGCAGGGCATGGTAAAACTAGAACCTATCATTAACAACCTAGAGCGCTATCACTTTATTTTAGAAACCCTATTAAATGTAGAGGAAGAATGGCAATCAAAAATTCAATCAAGACTGTTTGAACAAACTAAGCGTTGCGCCCTAGAAGTGAACCATTTGTCTAAAGAGGCTAAAAACATCCTCTTAGCCAATCCCAAATACCCTAATCTCGCAGAGTTTATCGAAAGCTGGAGTGGCGGCACATTAGATTACTCGCCAAGCACACCTGTATCGCAATATTTGTTCATCGCCGAGCAAAGTATTAACGCCACCAAGTACCAGTACTATTGGCTATGCGCTGAACTGAGTAAACTATGTATAGAAGCACAACCACAAAACCATCGGCCCTTAGTAGCGACATCCTCATCCGACAGCTTGGTGATGAGCTAA